From the Micromonospora echinospora genome, the window AGGAGCACCGGCGCACCCACAGCACCCGTGCCCACTCGCACGTGGACGCCGGACCTCTCCAGCAACCGGGAGCTGACTCCCAAGCGGGCCGGCGAGTCATGGTTGCCGGCGATGACGACCACCTGCGTTCGGGCCTCCAACACGAGTCGGGTCTGTGCCTGGTCCCACAGACCAACTGCATCAGGCGGCGGCACCGCCCGGTCGTAGAGGTCACCGGCGATGAGCACGGCATCGACCTGTTCACTGCGAGCAATCTCAACCAGATGATCGATGAATGCCTGGTGCGCGTCGTGCAGGCTAAGGCCGTGCAGATGGCGACCCAGATGCCAATCCGAGGTGTGAAGGAATCGCACGAGCGGTGACGCTAAGACATACGTCGACCGCAGCACATCAACTCAGCCGACCACACTCCCAGCCGAAAATCGGGTGTGTCCCGGCAGCCCAAACGTGAAGCTTCTGGTATCAGGCGGCAAGAAAGCCGAACCCTCCAAGGGAGAGCCGCGGGGTGCCTGCGGTCCGGAGTTGCCCACGCAAGCGGGTCCTACGATTTGGCTCGGCGTCGGCGTGCCGCGGCCGAGAGTTCGGCCAGTTGCAGCATGTACGCGGTTCTCGCGTGTTTGGCCATGGCGGTTCGGACGTCCTCGGGCAGCGCGCCGTCGGGATCGACCTGGCGCTCGAACCGGCCGAGGAACGCCTTGGTGCCGGAGGACGTGCGAGCCGTACGGTCAGTGGTGTTGGCCCAGGACGCATGTGCGGCGATGCGGGCACGGCGGCGACGCTGCTCCGGGGTCATGCCCGCTTCACCCCCACGCCTGCCTGTATGCAGCTTCTTCTCGCGGTCAGACACGTTCACCGATCCCCATTCGGGCTTGCACCTCCTGGGCCCGTTCGGCGGCGGCGCTGGCACCGTAGTGTCGCGGCATGTCGTCGGATGCCCAGCCGAGCACCAGCATCAAATCGCCGGTGTCTCCTCCGGCCAGCTTCCACTCGTGTGCGTAGGTGTGCCGCCAGCGGTGTGCGTGCACGCCATCGACCCCGGCGCGCAGACCGCGCCGTTTGAGCATCAGCTTGATGCCGTTGAAGGTCAGCGGCTGTGCACCGCGTACCGCTAGCCACAGATGAGGTAGCCCGGAGCCTTTGTGCCCGCTGCGGGCGCGTAGGTAGCGGCTGACCGCCCGGGCGGTTTTGGGTCCGAGTCGGACCCGGCGGTCCTTGGCGCCCTTGCCGTGGTAGCGCACCGTGTCCAGCGACAGGTCGACGTCGTCGAGCTGCAGGTTGGCTACCTCGGACAGTCTCGCACCCGTATTGGCCAACAAGCGGATAATCGCTAGGTCACGGGTGTGGACGAAGTCCTTGCCCTTGCACGTGTCCAGCAGCTTCTTGGTGTCCTCGTCCCCGATGATCGGGATGAGCCGCCGTGGTGTCTTGGGCTGACGTACCCGCAGCATGGGCGACTGGTCGATCTCCTCCTCGTCGACCGTAAGCCACTTGAAGAACTGCTGCAGGGCCTTGTGCTTGTTCAGGGCCGTGGCCGGCGACCGAGTCTCGATCATCCACACCTGGAACGCCTCGACGTGCCTCCGCGTCACAGCGGTCGGAGTCAGCGCGGCCTCCCCTGACTCCCGCCGGCTGTCGCCCGCGAGGTAACGGCCCAGTTGAGCAGCGGCCAGCAGGTAGTTGTAGCGCGTGGTCGATGGGTAGTTTCCCGACCGCAGCGACCGGTCCCAATCCGTGAGGAACGCCGCCCACGCCTGGGGCAGACCCATCGTCAGCTTGGTCAGATCGCGGTTCATGACCCCCCCACCCTGCGAACGTCAACACCCGGCGCCGACGTTGATGCGGTGTACTGCCTCCTTGCCGCCTCCGAATACCGGATTCCTCAACACCATCGCCACCATTCCCTCACGCGTCCCCCGGCACCTCGCTGGATTTCGGTGAGCAGGAACGCGATGATCGACGTGGCCGACCCGATGACGATCGCCACCAAAACGCTTTCCCCAGCACAAATTCCCGCTATCACTGGGCTTGCGAACCGAAGATCGAGCCAATCCCGAACACAATCGCCCCCGCCACCAACCCCAGCACCGCCGAAATCACACCGAGGAACAACGTGGCGTTGGCCAGCTTGTAGCATTTGGCGACCCGATCCGTGATGCTCCACAACTGCAGTTCGAATTCGACTGAACCGCAGCTGTGAGAGCGATGCCGAAAGCTAAGCACAGGTGACAGAAGAGCGTCAACCACAGTTTTCGTTATGGCCAACTATGGCTGAACCTGGGGACCCGCGAAGGACACACCAGCCGACCAGGCTGAGGCCGCGGCCTCACGCCTGATCCAAACAAGGCTCCGAACCCTCATCGAGGCCAACACCGAAGGCCGGCCACCCTACACAGAGGTCGAGTTAGCCCGGGAATTCACCAAGCACGGCCACCGCATCACCGCCGAGGGTACCCACGACCTTCCGAGGACGGCGGCGTGCAGGCCCGCGAGAAGCGGAGGCGGGATGACCGCACCGATGAGCTGCTCATCGAGGCCTCGCCGGTACGGTTGCCGGCGGCCGTCATGGTGACCGCTGACGCCGTCCGCACAGCCTCAGCATCTGGTGCCGAGAACCCTGATCATCGATGTGCGCAAGAGTGCTATGTGGTGCCCTCGTCGACGGCCAGCACGGCGGTGAGCTCTCGTGATTTCGCACGAAGACCGGTGTTCGAGGGGGGGACTCGAACACGGGGATGCCCGTGCTGCTCGCCTCTACGGGGCGAGCAGCACGGGCACCACCAATTCGTCGCCCCCGCCATCTGGCGGACGAGCGGATGCGGTGCCATGCGAAGCCACCTGGCGTGATCGCTGGCGCGGTGCGCCCGCCGCTCGCGCCAATGCCTGCCTACTTGCGGTCTTCAAGATCGAGTCGGTGTCGGTCTACAGCGGCTCGGGCTCGCACTTCCTTACGGAACGCCTCTTCCAGCTCGTCGTCCGGTTCGTCGTCGGACACGTTGTCCTCCGGCTTGGCTGACGACATGGCGTACTCGCGGTAGAGAAGCCAGCAGCCGTAGATGCCGGACAGTAGATCCTCGAGCATGTCGCGGGCGGGACGCAGCGGGTCCAGAGTGGTCAGCCGAATCGTCGTGAACTCGCCAACCGCTTCGGCTCCGCCCGGCCTGACCTGCTCAGCTTCTTCCTCGGCTTCCTCGATCTTCTCTCGTAGCTCATCGATGTCGGGCGCCTCGCCCTCAGCGATCGCCATGGCATCGCAGATCATGCTGGTCACCGCGTCTGTCGGCGACAGACCGATCTCCATCAGCTCCAGGACCGCGGTGGGTGTCTCGTGCGGCAGCGCTTCGATGTCGTCGGCTTCCAGTAGAACATCAGTTGCGGCCCCCTTGGAGGCCTCCGCCGCCAGGTCGGCAGCCGCCTGCAGCCAGTGCGCTGCCGCCACGCATGCCGAGGTCGGGTCGAGCTCCAGAAACAGCTCGTCTCCGCCGAGCGGGTTCTCCGTCAGGATCCGGTCGGCAGCGGCGACCTGGACCGGTGAGGCAGCTCGGCGGGTCAGTTGCACGGCCTGCGCCGAGCACCCGGACAGATTCCCCAGTTCGGCGCCCTCCACCGCCGCGAGCTCTTCCTCCACGTCGGCGATCACCGCGGCGGTGAGATCCGCGATCGCGGCCGAGTGCAGGCGACGGCCCACTCGATGGGCGCGTTCCTCCACAGGGTCGTACGACACCATCAACATGCCGTTGCTGTCAGGCAGGTTCGGCTCTTTAATATGGGCGGTTACGGAAGCGAACTCGTTCCGGGTCTGCTCTCGCCGCCATCCCTCTGTGTTGAGCTCCAAGCTGTCGGCGGCGCTCGCCGGATGCGTGTAGCAGCGCCAGAGCGCCTCGGACAGGCCCGACAACTCGGCCGCCAGCGCCAGCCGCTGTCTCGGCTCGATACTCGCCGCCAGCGAAGCGACCCGAACCGCGACAGATCCGTAGCCGGTCTCCCAGGTCGCCAACAGCTCACTGCGACTCTCGTCGATTGCGTACCGCGTCATCGCCACCCTCCCCGAAAACGCCGCAGCCTACCGGTATTGACGTGATCACGCATGGTACTTCCGTGCGTGATCACGTCAGCCAGCCGAACTACACTCGCTCGCCGATTCCCAGCCGTGCCTGCGTCTCCTGCGCCCGCTCAGCGGCGGCACTGGCACCATAGTGGCGGGGCATGTCCTCGGAGGCCCAGCCGAGCAGCAGCATGAGATCACCGGTATCTCCCCCGGCACGCTTCCACTCATGGGCGAAGGTGTGGCGCCACCGGTGCGCGTGCACGTCCGGCACTCCGGCCGCCTTACCCAGCCGCTTGAGGAGGATCTTGATGCCATTCGGAGTCAGGGCAGCCTTGCCACGCTCGGCCAACCACAGCTGAGGCAGCGCGGCGCCCTTGTGCTTGTCCCGGGCCCGTAGATAGCGGCTCAGCGCCCGGGCGGTCTTGGGCCCGAAACGTACCCGCCGGTCCTTGGCACCCTTGCCGTGGAAGCGCACCGACTCGGTGTTCAGGTCAACGTCGGCCACGAGGAGATTGCCCACCTCGGACAGCCGAGCGCCGGTGTTGCAGTACAGCCGGATCAGCGCCTCGTCGCGCAGGTTGGCGAAGCCCTTGCCCTTGCACGCGTCGAGGAGCTTGCCGGTGTCCTCGTCGCGCATAACCGGGATCAGTTTGCGGGGCGTCTTCGGCTGCCGCACCCGCTCCATCGGCGACCGGTCGATGGCCTGCTCGTCAACGAGCAGCCACTTGAAGAACTGCTGCAACCCCTTGTGCTTGTTCAAGGCGGTCGACGCGGACCGGGTGTCGATCATCCAAGCCTGGAACGCCTCCACGTGCGCCCGAGTCACCGCACACGGGTCGTCGGCGGCGTCCTCGGCGTCCGGGTCCGGCGAGTGCTCCCCCAGATAGCGGCCAAGTTGCGCGGCAGCGAGCAGGTAGTTGTAGCGGGTGGTCTGCGGGTAGTTCCCGGCCCGCAGCGACCGGTCCCAGTCGCGGAGGAACCCGGCCCAGGTCCGGGACAGTCCGGCGGTGAGCTTCTGAAGATCCAGTAGTGGCATGACAACCTGCCCGAGTCAAGGAGTCCAACAGCGGCGTGCTAGACCAGGCATCCATGCCAAGCAATGAAAAAAGGGCTCCCGCAAGTCACTGACCTGCGGAAACCCTATCGCTGTCGGGACGGCCGGATTCGAACCGACGACCCCTTGACCCCCAGTCAAGTGCGCTACCAAGCTGCGCCACGTCCCGATGCCGTCGCCGGGTCTCCCCTGCGGCAGCCGGTACAGCTTAGCGCAGGATCTTCCCGAGGTACGCACAGGCCCCTCCCGCTGCGACGACCGCCGCCACACCCCCTCAAGCGTCCTAGGAGGGTGCTGGTGGCGGGAAGACGAACGCCGGGTCGGGAGATCCCGGCCTGGCGTTCGGTGCTGTTGCCGCGGAGGTCAGCCGTGCGCCTTGCCCCGGCCGCCCGGGCCGAGCTTCTTGCGCGGGCGTACCGAGATCTCCACCGGGCTGCCCTCGAAGCCGAACTCCTCGCGGAGCTTGCGCTCGACGAAGCGCTGGTAGCCGGCGTCCAACGGCGCGGTGGTGAAGAGCACGAAGCGCGGCGGGCAGGTGCCCGCCTGGGTGGCGAAGAGGATCTTCGGGGCCCGACCGCCGCGCACCGGGTGCGGGGTGGCCTGGACCAGCGCGGTGAGCCACGAGTTGAGCTGCGCGGTGGGAACCCGGGTCTCCCAGCTCGCCAGGGCCTTGTTCAGCGCCGGGGCGAGCTTGTCCACCGCCCGGCCGGTCATCGCGGAGAGGTTGAGCCGGATCGCCCACGGGATCCGGCGCAGCTCCCGCTCGATCTCCTTGTCCAGGTAGTACCGGCGGTCGCCGTCGACCAGGTCCCACTTGTTGAAGGCGATCACCAGGGCCCGGCCGGTCTCGGTGACCATCGACAGGATCCGCTGGTCCTGTTCGCTGATCACCTCGCTGGCGTCGAGCAGCACCACCGCCACCTCGGCCGCCTCGATCGCCGAGGCGGTACGCAGGCTGGCGTAGTACTCGGTGCCACTGGCCTTGCCGACCCGCTTGCGCAGCCCGGCGGTGTCCACCAGGTGCCAGGTCTCCCCACCGATGCGCACCAGGCTGTCCACCGGGTCGACGGTGGTGCCGGCGACCGAGTCGACCACGGCCCGTTCCTCGCCGGAGAACCGGTTGAGCAAACTGGACTTGCCGACGTTGGGACGGCCGACCAGGGCCACCCGACGCGGGCCGCGCGGCCGGTCCTCGACGATCTTCGGGGCCTCGGGAAGCGCGTCCATGATGGCGTCGAGAAGTTCGCCGGAGCCCCGGCCGTGCAGCGCCGACACCGGGTACGGCTCGCCCAGTCCGAGCGACCAGAGCGAGGTCGCCTCCACCTCGATGGCCGCGTTGTCGGCCTTGTTCGCCACCAGGATCACCGGCTTGGCGCTGCGTCGCAGCATCCGTACCGCCGCCTCGTCCACGTCGGTCGAGCCGACCACCGCGTCCACCACGAAGAGGACCACGTCGGCGGTGGAGACGGCCGTCTCGGCCTGCGCGGCGATGGCCGCCGCCCGGTCCTTCGCGTCCGGTTCCCAACCGCCCGTGTCCACCACGGTGAACTCCCGGCCGGCCCACTGGGCGTCGTACGGGACGCGGTCCCGGGTGACGCCGGGGACGTCCTCGACGACCGCCTGCCGGCGGCCGATGATCCGGTTGACCAGCGTCGACTTGCCCACGTTCGGGCGGCCGACCACGGCCACCACGGGCACCGGGCCGGTCTGCTCCTCGTCGACGTCGGGCTCACGCAGTTCGACCCAGCCGTTGTCGTCGGTCATGCCACTCCCCGCTCCACCAGCAGTTCCCGCAGCCGGGCCACGACCTCGTCGATGCCCAGCTCGGTGGTGTCCAGCACGACCGCGTCCGCCGACTGCTGCAACGGGTCGGTCTTGCGGGTCGAGTCGAGCCGGTCGCGTCGGGCCAGGTCGGCGGCGGTGACGGTCACGTCGGCCGCGTCCTGCGCGCTGCGCCGCTGCGCCCGGGCCGCCTCGGAGGCGGTCAGGTACACCTTCAGCTCGGCGTCGGGGGCGACGACCGAGCCGATGTCGCGCCCCTCGACCACCATCCGGCCCGCATTGTCGATCATGTCACGCTGGCGGGACACCAGCAGCGTCCGGACCGCCGGTACGGCGGCCACCGCGGAGACCGAGCCGGTCACCTCGGGACCCCGGATGTCGGCGTCGACGGTCACCCCGTCGACGGTCACCCCGTACCCCTGGGGGTCGGTGCCGATGCGCAGGTCGATCTCACCGGCGACCTTCGCCACCGCCTCGGCGTCGGCCGGGTCGACCCCGCTGCGCAGCACCGCCCAGGTCACCGCCCGGTACATCGCGCCGGTGTCGAGGTAACGGGCGTCGATCCCGACGGCCAGCCGCCGGGAGACGGTGGACTTTCCCGAACCGGATGGCCCGTCGACAGCGACCACACATCGCCCGGTCCGTACGTTCTCCGCCACCGCGTGTCCTCCTCAGCCCGTACCCCGCCGACCGTCGTTGCGACGTTCGGCGAGCGGTTACCCATCGTGGTCCATCATGCCTGGCGGTCCGATCCGCCCCCGCCGGCACCACCGGCGGACGCGGGTCGCCTCCCGGGCGACCCGCGGGCCGCCTGGGAGCCTACCGGGACGGCTTTCCCGAACCGCCGGGTCAGTCACCCACCGCGCGGAACAGGGCGGCGACCTCGGCGTTGGTGAGCCGGCGGGTCCGCCCGGCACGGAGGTCACCCAGCCGGATCGGTCCGATCGAGGTACGCACCAGCCGGCTCACCGGGTGCCCGGCCTCGCCCAGCAACCGCCGGACGATGTGTTTGCGCCCCTCGTGCAGGGTCACCTCCACCTGGGCGGTCTTGCCCAGGGTGTCCACCACCTTGAAGGAGTCGACCTTTGCCGGGCCGTCCTCCAGTTCCACCCCGGCCATCAGCCGCTTGCCCAGGTTGCGCGGGATCGGCCCGGCGACCTGGCAGAGGTACGTCTTCTGCACCGCGTACGACGGGTGCATGAGCTTGTGCGCGAGGGTGCCGTCGTTGGTGAGCAGCAGCAGTCCCTCGCTGTCGGCGTCGAGCCGCCCGACGTGGTAGACCCGCTGCTCGACCCGGTTACCGAGGAAGTCGGCGAGCGCGGTGCGCCCCTTCTCGTCGGCCATCGTGGAGACCACCCCACGCGGCTTGTTCATCGCCAGGTAGACCAAGCGGGTGTCGACCTGGAGGCGCTCGCCGTCGACGTGGATGACGTCCCGGGTCGGGTCGGCCCGGTCGCCGAGCTGGGCCACCCGACCGTTGACGGTGACCCGGCGCCGGAAGATCAGGTCCTCGCAGGCCCGTCGGGAGCCCACACCGGCGGCGGCGAGCACCTTCTGGAGGCGTTCGGCCCCCTCGTAGACGGGCGCGTCGGGGCGGGGGGCGCGGTCATCGCGTGGCATCGGCAAACTCTTCTACGTCGTCGGGGAGGAACGGGGCCAGCGGCGGCAGGTCGGCGACGCTGTTCAACCCGAGTTTCTCCAGGAACAGGGTGGTGGTCCGGTAGAGGAACGCGCCGCTCTCCGGCTCGGTGCCGCACTCCTCGACCAGGCCGCGGGACACCAGGGTACGGATCACCCCGTCACAGTTGACACCCCGGATGGCGGAGATCCGGGACCGGGTCACCGGCTGCTTGTAGGCGACCACCGCCAGGGTCTCCAACGCGGCCTGGGTGAGCCGGACGGTCTGCCCGTCGAGGATGAACCGCTCCACGTGGGCGGCGTACTCCGGCCGGGTGTAGAGCCGCCAGCCGCCAGCCGCGCGGCGCAGCTCGAACCCGTGCCCGGCATCGGTGTAGCCGGCCGCGAGCCGGTCGAGGGCGGCACCGATCCGCTCGGCCGGCTGCTCCAGCACCTGGGCGAGGGTCAGCTCGCTGACCGGTTCGTCGACGACCAGCAGGATCGCCTCCAGCGCCCCGCGCAGTTCCCCCTCCTCCATCGGGGTGGCCGCTGCGGCGCTCTCCCGCACCGCGCCGGCCGCCCGCCGTCCACCCCTGGTCGGGATCGTGGCGGTGACCGGCCCCTCCGGGGGCCGTTTCCCACCACGATCCGGGTTGGGCTCCGCCGGAACGGACGTAGTGGGCGGCGCCGCCAGCGGCCCGGGCGGCTCGGTGAGGGCCGGCGGGGTCGGCGGGGTTGGCGGGGTTGGCGGGGTTGGCGGGGTTGGCGGGGTTGGCGGGGTCGCTGGTGCCGGTGGTGTGGCCGGCGGCGGGGTGGACGGAGCGGCGTCGGCGGGGGCGGGGGCGTCGGCCTGGACACCGGCCCCGGCGTGCGCATCAACGTCGGCGTGGACATCGGCCCCGGCGTCGGCGTCGCGGGTGGGGTCCGGGACAGAGGTCGGTTCCGGCGCGGGGGTGGGGCGACGCTCCCACGGGGGGATCCAGGCAGCGGCCTGGTCGGCGAGGGATTCGCTGCGTTCCTCGTTGCTCATCCCGGTCACTCCTCCGTCGTCGTCCCGGCCGCGGCCGCCGGCCCACCGGCCCCGGCCGGGGCCGCAGTCGGCCCAGCGTCGCCGACCTGGCCAGTGCCGTCGACCGGCCCAGCGCCGTCGGCCGACCCAGTGCCGTCGACCATGCCGGCGGTGGCGACCGGAGCGGTGGACGGTGTGGTGCCGTCGACCGGTGCGGCGCTGTCCGCCGGGGGCGCGCCGGCGTACTCGTCGACCTGGAGGTCGGTGTCGCCGTCGGCCGGGCCGGTCCAGCGTACGGTCAGCTCGCCGAGCGCCTGCTCCTGGGTGAAGGCGACCAGCCCCTCCCGGTACAGCTCCAGCAGCGCCAGGAACCGGGCCACCACCTCCAGGGTGGCCTCGCAGTCGGCGCAGAGCAGCGAGAAGGTGGCGGTGCCGGCGCGACGCAGCCGCCCGGCCAGGATCTGCGCGTGTTCCCGGACGCTGACCCGGACCGTGTGCACGTGGTCGATGGAGACCACCGGGACCGGTTTCGGGGTCATCGCCCGCACCGCGAGTTTGAGCAGCCGTTCCGGGCCGATGCCGAGCACCAGGTCCGGCAGGGCCTGGGCGTACCGGGGTTCCAGACTGACCGCCCGGGGGTAGCGCCGACCGCCCTCGGCCTCCAGCACGGCGATGTGCGCCGCCGCCTCCTTGTACGCCTTGTACTGCAACAGCCGGGCGAAGAGCAGGTCCCGGGCCTCCAGGAGGGCCAGGTCCTCCTCGTTCTCCACGTCGGCGGCGGGCAGCAGCCGGGCGGCCTTCAGGTCGAGCAGGGTGGCGGCGATCAGCAGGAACTCACTGGCCTCGTCGAGATCCCACTCGTCACCCATCGCCCGGATGTAGGCGATGAACTCGTCGGTGACCTGGTGCAGGGC encodes:
- a CDS encoding tyrosine-type recombinase/integrase; amino-acid sequence: MNRDLTKLTMGLPQAWAAFLTDWDRSLRSGNYPSTTRYNYLLAAAQLGRYLAGDSRRESGEAALTPTAVTRRHVEAFQVWMIETRSPATALNKHKALQQFFKWLTVDEEEIDQSPMLRVRQPKTPRRLIPIIGDEDTKKLLDTCKGKDFVHTRDLAIIRLLANTGARLSEVANLQLDDVDLSLDTVRYHGKGAKDRRVRLGPKTARAVSRYLRARSGHKGSGLPHLWLAVRGAQPLTFNGIKLMLKRRGLRAGVDGVHAHRWRHTYAHEWKLAGGDTGDLMLVLGWASDDMPRHYGASAAAERAQEVQARMGIGERV
- a CDS encoding tyrosine-type recombinase/integrase, whose translation is MPLLDLQKLTAGLSRTWAGFLRDWDRSLRAGNYPQTTRYNYLLAAAQLGRYLGEHSPDPDAEDAADDPCAVTRAHVEAFQAWMIDTRSASTALNKHKGLQQFFKWLLVDEQAIDRSPMERVRQPKTPRKLIPVMRDEDTGKLLDACKGKGFANLRDEALIRLYCNTGARLSEVGNLLVADVDLNTESVRFHGKGAKDRRVRFGPKTARALSRYLRARDKHKGAALPQLWLAERGKAALTPNGIKILLKRLGKAAGVPDVHAHRWRHTFAHEWKRAGGDTGDLMLLLGWASEDMPRHYGASAAAERAQETQARLGIGERV
- the der gene encoding ribosome biogenesis GTPase Der; this encodes MTDDNGWVELREPDVDEEQTGPVPVVAVVGRPNVGKSTLVNRIIGRRQAVVEDVPGVTRDRVPYDAQWAGREFTVVDTGGWEPDAKDRAAAIAAQAETAVSTADVVLFVVDAVVGSTDVDEAAVRMLRRSAKPVILVANKADNAAIEVEATSLWSLGLGEPYPVSALHGRGSGELLDAIMDALPEAPKIVEDRPRGPRRVALVGRPNVGKSSLLNRFSGEERAVVDSVAGTTVDPVDSLVRIGGETWHLVDTAGLRKRVGKASGTEYYASLRTASAIEAAEVAVVLLDASEVISEQDQRILSMVTETGRALVIAFNKWDLVDGDRRYYLDKEIERELRRIPWAIRLNLSAMTGRAVDKLAPALNKALASWETRVPTAQLNSWLTALVQATPHPVRGGRAPKILFATQAGTCPPRFVLFTTAPLDAGYQRFVERKLREEFGFEGSPVEISVRPRKKLGPGGRGKAHG
- the cmk gene encoding (d)CMP kinase, with translation MAENVRTGRCVVAVDGPSGSGKSTVSRRLAVGIDARYLDTGAMYRAVTWAVLRSGVDPADAEAVAKVAGEIDLRIGTDPQGYGVTVDGVTVDADIRGPEVTGSVSAVAAVPAVRTLLVSRQRDMIDNAGRMVVEGRDIGSVVAPDAELKVYLTASEAARAQRRSAQDAADVTVTAADLARRDRLDSTRKTDPLQQSADAVVLDTTELGIDEVVARLRELLVERGVA
- a CDS encoding pseudouridine synthase; this encodes MPRDDRAPRPDAPVYEGAERLQKVLAAAGVGSRRACEDLIFRRRVTVNGRVAQLGDRADPTRDVIHVDGERLQVDTRLVYLAMNKPRGVVSTMADEKGRTALADFLGNRVEQRVYHVGRLDADSEGLLLLTNDGTLAHKLMHPSYAVQKTYLCQVAGPIPRNLGKRLMAGVELEDGPAKVDSFKVVDTLGKTAQVEVTLHEGRKHIVRRLLGEAGHPVSRLVRTSIGPIRLGDLRAGRTRRLTNAEVAALFRAVGD
- the scpB gene encoding SMC-Scp complex subunit ScpB — its product is MSNEERSESLADQAAAWIPPWERRPTPAPEPTSVPDPTRDADAGADVHADVDAHAGAGVQADAPAPADAAPSTPPPATPPAPATPPTPPTPPTPPTPPTPPTPPALTEPPGPLAAPPTTSVPAEPNPDRGGKRPPEGPVTATIPTRGGRRAAGAVRESAAAATPMEEGELRGALEAILLVVDEPVSELTLAQVLEQPAERIGAALDRLAAGYTDAGHGFELRRAAGGWRLYTRPEYAAHVERFILDGQTVRLTQAALETLAVVAYKQPVTRSRISAIRGVNCDGVIRTLVSRGLVEECGTEPESGAFLYRTTTLFLEKLGLNSVADLPPLAPFLPDDVEEFADATR
- a CDS encoding segregation and condensation protein A: MTAPPLDPVAAEPADPAASVGPTPGDEPGASGETSGFTVRLANFTGPFDLLLQLIGKHKLDVTEVALHQVTDEFIAYIRAMGDEWDLDEASEFLLIAATLLDLKAARLLPAADVENEEDLALLEARDLLFARLLQYKAYKEAAAHIAVLEAEGGRRYPRAVSLEPRYAQALPDLVLGIGPERLLKLAVRAMTPKPVPVVSIDHVHTVRVSVREHAQILAGRLRRAGTATFSLLCADCEATLEVVARFLALLELYREGLVAFTQEQALGELTVRWTGPADGDTDLQVDEYAGAPPADSAAPVDGTTPSTAPVATAGMVDGTGSADGAGPVDGTGQVGDAGPTAAPAGAGGPAAAAGTTTEE